The Gammaproteobacteria bacterium DNA segment TTCAACGCCGAGAAAAAGATCAACGCGGATTTGACGGTGATCCCCATGGAGAATTGGCGCCGTCCGGACTGGTTCGACGATACCGGCCTGGTGTGGAGAAATCCCTCGCCCAATCTCCGCTCATTGACGCAGGCCCTGTTGTACGCGGGCATCGGGGCCATCGAAGACACGGCGATCTCGGTGGGGCGCGGCACCGACGCGCCATTCGAGCAAATCGGCGCGCCGTGGATCGACGGCGCGCGCCTGGCGCAGACTCTGAACACGCAGTCGCCGCCCGGCGTGCGCTTTTACCCCGTGCAATTCATGCCGACCGCGGCGCCATATGCCGGACAAAACTGTCAGGGGGTGCATCTGCTGGTTACGGATCGTAACCGCTTTCGTCCCGTGCGCACCGCGCTTGAGATTGCCGTGGCGTTGCATCGCCTGTCCGGCGTAGATTATTCCTTGCAGAAACAGCCCGGCCTGCTCGGTTCGAAACATATTCTGGAGCAGGTATTGTCCGGCGACAGTGCCGCCAAAATCGCCGCCGGCTGGGAGGCGGATGAACGCGCATGGCGGCAATTACGCCAGCAATATCTGCTTTACCATTGAACATGTTCGTGCGCACGACGCTGTCGGTCGTGTTGTTTTTCCTCCTGCCGATGAACGCGTGGCCGCAGGAGGTGGTGCGCATGGGTTTGAGCACGGCACCGGTGACCTTGCACCCGCTTTTTGCGACCGACGCGGTATCCGAACGCATCGACCGGTTGTTGTATGAGCGGCTGGTGGACTTCGACGATCGCTACCGTCCGGTACCGGCACTGGCGGATTGGGAGGAGATCGATCCCACGCATTACCGCTTCACGCTGCGCGGTGCGCACCGATTTCATGATGGAACGCCGCTTACCGCCGCCGACGTACAGGCCACCTATGCCTATGTGCTGGACGCGGCGCACGCCTCGCCGCACCGCCAGACCGTCAGCATGATCGCGGAAATCAAAACACAGAATGAACGGCAGATCGATTTCATTCTGACCCGCCCCGATCCGTTGTTCCCCGGCCGCATGACGCTGGGAATAGTTCCCGCGCGCGTCTTGTCCGCGGACGCCGAGGCGCTGCGGCGTCATCCACTCGGCAGCGGGCCGCTGCGCTTCGTGGCGTGGCCGGATGAGACGCATCTGATTCTGGAGCGCGTGGCCGATCACGCCCGCGTGGAGTTTCTGGTCGTGCCCAACCCCGTGGTGCGGGCGTTGAAGATCGCCCGCGGTGAAATCGATCTACTGCAGGGCGATCTGCTGCCGGAGCTGTACCGCTGGTTGCAGCAACGGCCGCAAATCCGATTGCAAAAGCGTGCCGGTGACACGGTGGCCTATCTGGGGTTCAACATGGATGATCCCGCCTTGCGCGATGTACGTGTGCGCACCGCCATCGCCCAGGCCATTGATCGGGAGGCCATCATTCATCAGGTATTGGACGGCGATGCCCGGCCGGCCAATGGCGTCCTGCCGCCGAATCACTGGGCGGGCGCAGGTGATGCGCCGGGCCGGCGTTACGATCCGATGGCGGCACGCGCGGTACTGGCGGCGGCGGGTTATGGCCCGGCCCGGCCGTTGCGGCTGGTGTACAAGACATCCAGCGATCCGCTGCGCGTGCGGCTGGCGTCGATCTTCCAGCAGCAGTTGCAAGATGTCGGCGTGGAGGTCGATCTGCGCAGCAATGACTGGGGCACGTTTTATGACGATATCAAGGCCGGACGTTTCCAGATGTACGGGTTATCCTGGGTCGGACTGAAACTGCCGGACATCTACCGCTATGCCTTTCACTCGGGCTCGGTGCCGCCTGCGGGCGCCAACCGCGGCCGTTACAAGAGCGGGCAGGTCGATGCGCTTCTCGATCAGGCGGATCGCGCGGATTCTGTTGATCGGCAGCAATCGATTTACCACGACATTGCCGCCATCCTGCTGCAGGAATTGCCCATTGTGCCCCTGTGGTATGAAGATGTGGTGGCCGTGATGCGCGGTGATGTGCGGGGATATACTTTGTCGCCTGATGGGAATTATGATGGGTTGGTGACGATCCGGCACGGCGGCCGGACAAATAATTGATGAACACGCCCCACATTGAAATTGATTTGGCAAGCCAATCATTGCGGTTGCTGGATGACGCCGACACCGTGCTCATGACCTGTGCCGTCTCGGCCGCCCGCAACGGGCCCGGCGAGAAACTGAACAGCGAATGCACCCCGCGCGGCTGGCACTGCATCGAGGCCAAGATCGGTGAAGGCTGCCCGGTCAACACCGTGTTTGTGAACCGCGAACCCACCGGCGAAATCTACTCGCGGACCCTGCGTGATCAGTCGCCGGGACGGGACTGGATTTTGACCCGTATCCTCTGGCTACGGGGCCTCGAGGCGGGCCGCAATCTGGGCGGCGATGTGGACACGCACGCGCGTTACATTTACCTGCATGGGACGCCGGATGAAGTGCCGATGGGCGCGCCGGGATCGCGCGGCTGCATACGCATGCGCAACACCGATCTGCTGGCCCTGTATGATTTGATCGAAGTCGGCACGCGCGTTTTGATTGATTGATCCAGGGAGCCCGGCATGAACAAACCGACACCCGCCGGCGGCCAGTCCGTGGAGCATATCGAAGCGCGCCTGGATCGGAAGGGCGAACGTATCGAGGACGCGAACCGAGGATTACGTTACGGACGGATACCGCAATAGTTTTTAAGCAAACCGGTCAGCGGTTGCGGGCCACTTCGCGCAGCAACCCCGCCGCAAAACGCCTGATCTGCACGTCGTAGAGTGCCAGTTCGCCGCCGATCTTGATCATGGCCAATGCCAGTCGACCGATCAACAGCAGCATCAACAATACAATCGGCCAGGCGATGAAATAGGAAAACCGGAATGTCTCCTCGGTCTTGGTGGCCGGCGCTGCCGCCGGGACAGCAGATCTGGCGTCGGGGGATGCGCCCGTCGCATCTGGCGCCGCGGTGTCCTCCGCGCCGATGCCGTGTTTGGGGGTCAGCAGCCTGTCGACATGCGAGGCGTTTTCAATGGCCGTCGCGAAGTGTTCCACGGTGGGTCGCGCCGGGTCATGGTACAGCGCCCAGACTTCCTCGATCAGATTCACCGCCGTCCATGTTCCGATCCCCAGCAGCGCCAGTCCTGTCAGTCTGACCAGGGTGTTGAGCAGGCTGCTGGCAAATGTTGCGAGTGTCAGACCGCCGGATTCATCGTCCACGGGATACCCTCAAGGTATTCGGTATTTTTTCTTATAACACCGGGAATAACTGTATCATAATTCGATGTCGCGATTGACCCGGCCGATGCGCTGGCGGAAAGGCGCCTGATCCATGTGGCGATTCCTCTGCCGGCGGTTGTTCCACGCCGCCATTGTCACGGTTGGCGTGGTCAGCGTCGTGTTTCTGCTGATCCATATCGTGCCCGGCGATCCGGTGGAAGTGATGCTGGGTGAGTCCGCCGTCGCCGCCGAGCGCACGGCGTTGCGTCACGCATTGGGACTGGACCAACCACTGGCGGTACAGTGGCTGCATTATCTGTGTGGTCTGCTGCGATTCGACATGGGGTCCTCGCTGTATTCGCGACGCGCGATCTTTGATGTGCTTTGCGAACGGTTGCCCGCGACCGTCATACTGGCCGCCGCTGCCATGATAGTGGCTCTCATCATCAGCGTGCCTCTGGGAATATTTTCCGCGCGGCGACCGGGGCGTTCGTTTGATCTTTGCAGCGCGGGATATGCGGCGATGGCAGCGGCGGTACCGTCGTTCTGGCTGGGGCCGATGCTGGTGTGGGTGTTTGCCCTGCAACTGGGCTGGTTTCCGGTCAGTGGCCGCGAGGGCGGCGCCTCACTGGTATTGCCGGCGTTGACACTGGGCGTGGGCTTGAGTGTGCCGCTCATGCGCATATTGCGCGGCAGCCTGTTGGAGGTGGCGCAGGAGGATTTTCTGCGCGCGGCCCGCGCCCGCGGTCTGCCGCCGCGTGTCCTCTTCCTGCATTACGCGCTGCGTAATGCCGCGTTGCCGGCGTTGACCGTGTTCGGCCTGCAACTCGGCGCGCTCCTGGGCGGCGCGGTGATTACTGAAACGATCTTTCAATGGCCGGGCGTGGGGTTGCTCACGGTGGAGGCCATCCTGCGGCGCGACTATCCCATGCTGCAGGGCTGCGTGCTGCTCATCGCCGTCATCTATGTCGGCGTCAACATGCTCGTCGATCTGGCCCATGGCGCGCTTGACG contains these protein-coding regions:
- a CDS encoding ABC transporter substrate-binding protein — translated: MFVRTTLSVVLFFLLPMNAWPQEVVRMGLSTAPVTLHPLFATDAVSERIDRLLYERLVDFDDRYRPVPALADWEEIDPTHYRFTLRGAHRFHDGTPLTAADVQATYAYVLDAAHASPHRQTVSMIAEIKTQNERQIDFILTRPDPLFPGRMTLGIVPARVLSADAEALRRHPLGSGPLRFVAWPDETHLILERVADHARVEFLVVPNPVVRALKIARGEIDLLQGDLLPELYRWLQQRPQIRLQKRAGDTVAYLGFNMDDPALRDVRVRTAIAQAIDREAIIHQVLDGDARPANGVLPPNHWAGAGDAPGRRYDPMAARAVLAAAGYGPARPLRLVYKTSSDPLRVRLASIFQQQLQDVGVEVDLRSNDWGTFYDDIKAGRFQMYGLSWVGLKLPDIYRYAFHSGSVPPAGANRGRYKSGQVDALLDQADRADSVDRQQSIYHDIAAILLQELPIVPLWYEDVVAVMRGDVRGYTLSPDGNYDGLVTIRHGGRTNN
- a CDS encoding L,D-transpeptidase; translated protein: MNTPHIEIDLASQSLRLLDDADTVLMTCAVSAARNGPGEKLNSECTPRGWHCIEAKIGEGCPVNTVFVNREPTGEIYSRTLRDQSPGRDWILTRILWLRGLEAGRNLGGDVDTHARYIYLHGTPDEVPMGAPGSRGCIRMRNTDLLALYDLIEVGTRVLID
- a CDS encoding ABC transporter permease yields the protein MWRFLCRRLFHAAIVTVGVVSVVFLLIHIVPGDPVEVMLGESAVAAERTALRHALGLDQPLAVQWLHYLCGLLRFDMGSSLYSRRAIFDVLCERLPATVILAAAAMIVALIISVPLGIFSARRPGRSFDLCSAGYAAMAAAVPSFWLGPMLVWVFALQLGWFPVSGREGGASLVLPALTLGVGLSVPLMRILRGSLLEVAQEDFLRAARARGLPPRVLFLHYALRNAALPALTVFGLQLGALLGGAVITETIFQWPGVGLLTVEAILRRDYPMLQGCVLLIAVIYVGVNMLVDLAHGALDERVRASS